A genomic region of Hydrogenovibrio crunogenus contains the following coding sequences:
- a CDS encoding helix-turn-helix domain-containing protein, translating to MTLLSDNNPASQALSTHVTMTLKNYFETLEGEVPSDVYQMVISQVERPLIEFVLNETAFNQSRSAEILGINRNTLRKKMQLYKITPA from the coding sequence ATGACATTACTATCTGATAATAACCCAGCCAGTCAAGCACTCAGCACCCATGTCACCATGACGCTGAAAAACTATTTTGAAACACTGGAAGGTGAAGTGCCGAGTGATGTTTATCAAATGGTGATAAGCCAAGTAGAGCGTCCGCTCATCGAATTTGTTTTAAACGAAACTGCGTTCAATCAAAGTCGATCAGCTGAAATATTAGGTATTAACCGAAATACCTTAAGAAAAAAAATGCAGCTTTATAAAATAACGCCTGCGTAA
- the accC gene encoding acetyl-CoA carboxylase biotin carboxylase subunit yields MIEKILIANRGEIALRVLRACKEMGIKTVAVHSTADANLKHVLLADESVCIGPAPSSESYLNIPAIISAAEITDAEAIHPGYGFLSENADFAERVEESGFIFMGPKAETIRIMGDKVSAIRAMKAAGVPTVPGSGGPLSDDEEANKQLAKEIGYPIIIKASGGGGGRGMRVVHTESNLIKSIQLTKSEAGSFFGNPEVYMEKFLETPRHIEIQVLADGLGNAIHLGERDCSMQRRHQKVVEEAPAPGITEEQRNRIGQACVNACIEIGYRGAGTFEFLYENGEFYFIEMNTRLQVEHPVTEQVTGVDLVKAQIEIAMGKPLSIKQEDIIIRGHAIECRINAENPSNNFIPSPGKIERLHLAGGIGVRWDSHIYTGYPVPPHYDSMIGKLICYGPDRTSAVARMDTALDELIIQGIETNIRMQREIMNDFGFCEGEQNIHYLEHRLEHLV; encoded by the coding sequence ATGATTGAAAAAATTCTGATTGCCAACCGTGGAGAAATTGCACTACGCGTGCTAAGAGCCTGTAAAGAAATGGGCATCAAAACGGTCGCAGTCCACTCCACAGCAGATGCTAACCTAAAACATGTCTTGCTAGCAGATGAGTCTGTGTGTATTGGGCCTGCACCGTCTTCTGAAAGTTACCTCAATATTCCAGCCATTATTTCAGCCGCTGAAATCACGGATGCCGAAGCGATTCACCCAGGGTATGGTTTCTTATCTGAAAATGCCGACTTTGCCGAGCGCGTTGAAGAAAGCGGATTTATTTTTATGGGGCCTAAGGCTGAAACGATCCGCATTATGGGCGACAAAGTATCCGCTATCCGTGCGATGAAGGCGGCAGGTGTTCCTACCGTTCCCGGCTCCGGCGGCCCATTAAGCGACGATGAAGAAGCTAATAAACAACTGGCTAAAGAAATTGGCTACCCAATTATCATCAAAGCTTCCGGTGGTGGTGGTGGACGCGGTATGCGCGTTGTTCATACCGAATCAAACCTGATTAAGTCAATTCAGTTGACTAAATCAGAAGCAGGTAGCTTCTTTGGTAACCCAGAAGTGTATATGGAAAAATTTCTGGAAACGCCGCGCCACATTGAAATTCAAGTACTGGCCGATGGGTTGGGCAACGCCATTCACCTAGGAGAGCGTGACTGCTCAATGCAGCGTCGTCATCAAAAGGTGGTTGAAGAAGCCCCTGCGCCGGGCATTACAGAAGAACAACGTAACCGTATCGGGCAAGCTTGTGTAAACGCCTGTATTGAAATCGGCTATCGTGGTGCGGGAACCTTTGAATTTTTATATGAAAACGGCGAGTTTTATTTCATTGAAATGAATACCCGTTTACAAGTAGAACACCCTGTAACGGAACAAGTCACGGGCGTGGACTTAGTAAAAGCTCAGATCGAAATTGCAATGGGTAAACCGCTAAGCATCAAGCAGGAAGATATCATCATTCGAGGTCATGCCATTGAATGTCGTATCAATGCCGAAAACCCATCGAACAACTTTATTCCTTCTCCAGGTAAAATTGAACGTTTACACTTAGCCGGTGGAATTGGCGTTCGTTGGGATTCTCATATTTATACGGGTTACCCAGTTCCGCCGCACTACGATTCAATGATAGGGAAACTGATTTGTTATGGCCCTGACCGTACTTCAGCCGTGGCACGTATGGACACTGCTTTGGATGAGTTGATTATCCAAGGCATTGAAACCAATATTCGTATGCAACGCGAAATCATGAATGACTTTGGGTTCTGTGAAGGTGAACAAAATATCCATTATTTAGAACACCGATTGGAACATCTCGTTTAG
- a CDS encoding NAD-dependent epimerase/dehydratase family protein: MARVLIAGCGDIGCRLGVNLAKKGHEVFGIRRDTSKITSPIQPIEADLFGQLPELPDQLDYVFYIVSAKSYNDVAYYKAYVMGLKHLIDALKDQPIKHLFFISSSSVFSQSEGERVTEESPAEGKNFSSRRLLEGEELALTAPFPGTVIRFGGIYGPGRTYLIDLVLQGKAHCMEDVYSNRIHSEDCVGLLEHLMEQPDLDPVYIGVDDEPTLTCEVYEWLAEQLSVSNIEHLEPTENSRALRSNKRLSNAKIKATGYTFKYPSYREGYLELLESM, from the coding sequence ATGGCGCGCGTTTTGATTGCAGGATGTGGCGATATTGGTTGTCGCCTAGGTGTAAACTTAGCGAAAAAAGGGCATGAGGTTTTTGGTATTCGGCGAGATACGTCAAAAATCACCTCCCCTATCCAGCCTATTGAAGCCGATTTATTTGGCCAATTACCCGAGCTTCCGGATCAACTTGATTATGTTTTTTATATTGTCTCGGCTAAAAGCTACAATGATGTCGCTTATTATAAAGCGTATGTTATGGGCTTAAAGCACTTAATTGATGCGCTTAAAGATCAACCTATCAAACACCTTTTCTTTATTTCAAGCTCATCGGTTTTTTCTCAATCCGAGGGAGAACGCGTCACAGAGGAAAGTCCAGCAGAAGGCAAAAACTTTTCTAGTCGTCGCTTACTGGAAGGAGAAGAGCTTGCTTTAACGGCTCCTTTTCCAGGCACAGTGATTCGATTTGGTGGCATTTATGGACCAGGAAGAACGTACCTCATTGATTTGGTCCTACAAGGTAAAGCGCATTGCATGGAAGATGTGTATAGCAATCGCATTCACTCCGAAGACTGTGTTGGTCTGTTGGAGCACTTAATGGAGCAACCCGATTTAGATCCGGTTTATATTGGCGTGGACGATGAACCGACGTTGACTTGTGAAGTGTATGAATGGTTGGCTGAGCAATTATCTGTTTCGAATATTGAACACCTTGAGCCGACAGAAAACAGCCGTGCATTAAGAAGCAATAAACGCTTGTCGAACGCTAAAATCAAAGCAACCGGCTACACATTCAAATACCCAAGTTATCGCGAAGGGTATTTAGAATTGCTTGAATCGATGTAA
- the dsbD gene encoding protein-disulfide reductase DsbD, giving the protein MRNTSFFKYLLTILLFLTFHSVAASDELLDVDQAFSLQPVKVENGQFKISWKIADDYYLYKKRISIESEDLELSPPHYPKAITKNDPAFGQSDVFKHQLTVTQPYSGSVTKANLTIKYQGCAEKLGVCYPPQTKSVTVELPAAADTNGNTLADLNSLIIDSSGADLLPADEAFQLQVTPNDNNQLMLDFRVAEGYHLYKDKIKVLLKQGNATLGSLQLPEAIQTNDPVFGDVQVYHGDFQAILPVNHIVGAAEIEIHYQGCSSESGVCYPPAKKLMTVNASDFKQTSTNLPTQTTTSENLSETDQITSTLQNSSVWIVIGTFFLFGLLLSLTPCVFPMIPILSSIIVGQGDQLTTRKAFIMSLVYVLAMSVTYTAAGVLAGIFGENLQVLFQNPWIIGSFALIFIALAFSMFGFYELQLPSGLQSKITNLSNKQQGGTLTGVAIMGFLSALIVGPCVAPPLAGALIYIGQTGDALLGGTALFAMSMGMGVPLLLLGTSAGKLLPRAGAWMDNVKAIFGVLMIGVAIWMAERILPEWTILFAWAALLIGSAIYLGALEPVGDKSGWHKFAKSIGVIFLIYGMVILIGLAGGSKNVLQPLTVFQSSGTSSSSQTEHLNFKTIRTLAELKQEVAKGNPVMLDFYADWCISCKEMEKFTFSDPGVQSALANVTLLKADVTANNANDKELMKAFNIIGPPAILFFNHQQEQKAQRVVGFKKAADFTQNINQAFQ; this is encoded by the coding sequence ATGAGAAACACATCGTTTTTTAAATATCTATTAACGATATTGTTATTTTTAACATTCCATTCGGTAGCCGCATCGGATGAGTTATTAGATGTTGATCAAGCTTTTTCCTTACAGCCGGTTAAGGTTGAGAATGGCCAATTCAAAATCAGCTGGAAAATTGCAGACGATTACTATTTATACAAAAAACGCATTTCAATCGAATCGGAAGACTTAGAACTCAGTCCACCACATTACCCTAAAGCCATTACTAAAAATGATCCTGCCTTTGGCCAGAGCGATGTGTTTAAACACCAACTAACCGTAACACAACCCTATTCAGGAAGCGTTACGAAAGCAAACTTAACAATCAAATACCAGGGGTGTGCTGAAAAACTTGGCGTTTGCTATCCTCCGCAAACGAAATCTGTCACGGTTGAACTGCCTGCCGCCGCAGACACCAACGGCAATACCCTTGCGGATTTAAACAGCTTAATCATCGACAGTTCCGGAGCAGACTTACTGCCTGCAGATGAAGCTTTTCAGCTACAGGTGACTCCCAACGATAACAATCAACTAATGCTTGATTTTAGAGTCGCTGAAGGCTACCACCTGTACAAGGATAAAATTAAAGTCCTACTTAAACAAGGAAATGCCACCCTCGGTTCTCTTCAATTACCTGAAGCCATACAAACAAATGATCCAGTGTTTGGTGACGTTCAAGTTTATCATGGCGATTTCCAAGCCATTCTGCCAGTGAATCATATTGTCGGCGCTGCTGAAATAGAAATCCACTATCAAGGTTGTTCATCTGAATCTGGCGTATGCTACCCACCCGCGAAAAAACTGATGACGGTAAATGCCAGTGACTTCAAACAAACAAGCACAAACTTACCGACTCAAACAACGACGTCTGAAAATCTATCTGAAACCGACCAGATCACCAGCACCTTACAAAACAGTTCGGTTTGGATTGTCATTGGCACCTTCTTTTTGTTTGGACTATTACTGTCTTTAACACCTTGCGTTTTTCCAATGATTCCAATCCTCTCCAGCATCATTGTTGGACAAGGAGATCAACTCACCACGCGCAAAGCTTTCATCATGTCTCTAGTCTATGTTCTGGCGATGTCGGTTACCTATACCGCTGCCGGGGTTTTAGCAGGGATTTTTGGCGAAAACCTCCAGGTCCTTTTCCAAAATCCATGGATTATTGGGAGTTTTGCATTGATTTTCATTGCTTTGGCCTTCTCCATGTTCGGTTTCTATGAACTACAACTACCAAGTGGCCTGCAATCCAAAATCACGAATTTATCTAATAAACAACAGGGCGGCACCTTAACGGGTGTCGCCATCATGGGGTTCTTATCGGCTCTAATTGTCGGCCCTTGTGTGGCACCGCCTCTTGCCGGCGCCCTGATTTACATCGGGCAAACCGGCGATGCGCTTCTTGGCGGCACCGCTTTATTTGCTATGAGCATGGGGATGGGCGTGCCTCTATTGTTATTAGGAACGTCCGCCGGGAAACTCCTTCCTCGCGCTGGCGCCTGGATGGATAACGTTAAGGCCATCTTCGGTGTTCTGATGATCGGGGTTGCCATTTGGATGGCCGAAAGAATCCTTCCCGAATGGACAATTCTATTTGCCTGGGCGGCGTTACTGATCGGTTCCGCTATTTATCTCGGAGCTCTGGAACCGGTTGGCGACAAATCCGGCTGGCATAAGTTCGCAAAATCCATTGGTGTGATCTTTTTGATCTACGGTATGGTAATACTGATCGGTTTGGCCGGTGGTAGCAAAAATGTCTTGCAACCGTTAACGGTATTTCAGTCATCCGGAACCAGCAGTAGCAGCCAGACTGAACATCTAAACTTCAAGACTATTCGTACCTTAGCGGAGCTGAAGCAAGAAGTCGCCAAAGGGAATCCAGTGATGCTCGACTTCTATGCAGATTGGTGCATCAGTTGTAAGGAAATGGAAAAATTCACATTCTCCGATCCAGGTGTTCAGAGCGCATTGGCAAATGTCACCCTCTTAAAAGCCGATGTGACCGCCAATAATGCAAATGATAAAGAGTTAATGAAAGCATTTAACATCATCGGCCCCCCTGCTATTCTGTTCTTTAACCATCAACAAGAACAAAAAGCACAACGCGTGGTTGGTTTCAAAAAAGCAGCTGACTTTACACAGAATATCAATCAAGCTTTTCAATAA
- the prmA gene encoding 50S ribosomal protein L11 methyltransferase encodes MAWIQINTTVSEALAEPLSDAFMEVNAASVTFADAKDQPIFEPEIGTTPIWNQTKVIGLFDAETDIPAIISQLETLIPDIPAECYSIEALEDKDWIRAWMDQFQPMQFGSRLWIIPSWCDIPEPEAVNLMLDPGMAFGTGTHPTTALCLTWLDQNPPTDLTVIDYGCGSGVLALASEKLGAKQVKGTDIDPQAIIASQQNADRNEADIEFKLVKEFHSDPVDLLIANILAGPLKELAPEFIRLMKPNATLVLSGLLSNQAADLISFYQQQGFELIAQNDLDEWSQLSFKKLAAT; translated from the coding sequence ATGGCTTGGATTCAAATTAACACCACGGTTTCAGAAGCACTTGCAGAACCACTATCAGATGCATTCATGGAAGTAAATGCAGCATCCGTCACATTTGCAGACGCAAAAGACCAACCCATTTTTGAACCTGAAATTGGCACAACCCCTATTTGGAATCAAACCAAAGTCATCGGTTTATTTGATGCCGAAACCGACATTCCAGCGATCATCAGTCAACTAGAAACCTTAATACCGGATATACCAGCTGAGTGCTATAGCATTGAAGCGCTTGAGGACAAAGACTGGATTCGAGCCTGGATGGATCAATTTCAACCCATGCAGTTTGGTTCACGACTCTGGATTATACCCAGTTGGTGTGACATCCCTGAACCCGAAGCAGTTAACCTCATGCTAGACCCAGGGATGGCATTTGGGACAGGGACTCACCCAACCACGGCTTTATGCCTTACTTGGCTCGACCAAAACCCACCTACTGATTTAACTGTCATTGACTATGGTTGCGGTTCAGGCGTATTGGCACTCGCCTCTGAAAAGTTAGGCGCAAAACAGGTAAAAGGCACCGATATTGACCCACAAGCGATTATCGCCAGTCAACAAAATGCGGATAGAAATGAGGCCGATATTGAATTCAAACTGGTCAAAGAATTTCATTCCGATCCTGTTGACCTATTAATTGCTAACATTCTTGCAGGGCCTCTCAAAGAACTGGCACCAGAATTTATTCGTTTGATGAAGCCAAATGCCACGCTGGTGTTATCAGGTTTATTAAGCAACCAGGCAGCAGATTTGATTAGCTTTTACCAGCAACAAGGATTTGAATTGATTGCTCAAAATGATTTGGATGAATGGTCTCAACTTAGCTTTAAAAAGCTAGCGGCGACTTAA
- the dusB gene encoding tRNA dihydrouridine synthase DusB, which translates to MMPLFDSDTPTIALAPMAGITDRIYRDICRETGASYAVSEMVASKKQLRESAKSSTRHADKTETSPRIVQLLGTQPDELVDAALWQQSQGADMIDLNMGCPAKKVCDVAAGSALMGQPELVADIFKSLTEAIDLPVTVKIRTGTDADNINAIEIAKLAQDSGLKAITIHGRTRVDKFNGQAEYDTIKAVKQAVEIPVIANGDICSPKEAQFVLKYTGSDGIMIGRAAQGYPWIFREIAHFLETGEFLPPPSLAEFQQVMTRHFSELETLYGKYLGHKIARKHLGWYSQYLPNGTELRKRFNRLESTQAQLNLINHYFDTL; encoded by the coding sequence ATGATGCCCTTATTTGATTCTGACACCCCCACAATTGCACTGGCGCCTATGGCAGGTATTACCGACCGAATTTATCGAGATATCTGCCGTGAGACTGGTGCCAGTTATGCGGTGTCAGAAATGGTCGCTTCCAAAAAGCAATTACGCGAATCGGCAAAATCTTCAACGCGCCATGCGGATAAAACAGAAACTTCTCCCCGGATTGTTCAATTGCTGGGCACCCAACCCGATGAGCTGGTGGACGCTGCATTATGGCAACAATCCCAGGGAGCGGATATGATTGATCTCAACATGGGGTGTCCAGCAAAAAAGGTGTGTGATGTGGCCGCTGGCTCTGCTTTAATGGGGCAACCTGAACTGGTTGCCGATATTTTTAAAAGTTTGACCGAAGCAATTGACCTTCCTGTAACGGTTAAAATCCGAACCGGAACCGATGCGGATAACATCAATGCCATTGAAATTGCCAAACTGGCACAAGACTCCGGCTTAAAAGCCATTACCATCCATGGTCGCACCCGTGTGGATAAATTTAATGGCCAAGCCGAATACGACACCATTAAAGCCGTTAAACAGGCGGTTGAAATCCCAGTTATTGCAAACGGTGATATTTGCAGCCCAAAAGAGGCTCAATTTGTATTAAAATATACAGGTTCAGATGGCATTATGATTGGTCGAGCCGCCCAAGGATATCCTTGGATTTTCAGAGAGATAGCACACTTTCTAGAAACCGGGGAGTTTTTGCCCCCTCCTAGTTTGGCTGAATTTCAGCAAGTGATGACTCGACACTTTTCAGAACTCGAAACACTTTATGGTAAATATTTAGGCCATAAAATTGCTCGAAAGCATCTGGGCTGGTACAGCCAATACCTTCCCAACGGTACAGAGCTAAGAAAAAGATTTAATCGGCTTGAGAGTACTCAAGCACAACTCAACTTAATCAACCATTACTTTGATACTTTATGA
- the purH gene encoding bifunctional phosphoribosylaminoimidazolecarboxamide formyltransferase/IMP cyclohydrolase, which translates to MKPVRRALISVSDKNGILEFAKSLTAMDVAILSTGGTYKVLSEAGLPVTEVSEYTGFPEMMDGRVKTLHPKIHGGLLGRRGTDDAVMTEHGIDPIDMVVVNLYPFEATVANPDCSLEDAIENIDIGGPTMLRSAAKNHKDVAVVTDPQDYARILEEMESNNGQLSHATRFDLAIKTFEQTARYDGAISNYFGTMFSEDKNDTFPRTYNTQFVKKQSMRYGENPHQSAAFYTERNPTEASISTAKQLQGKALSFNNIADTDAALELVKTFDETACVIVKHANPCGVSVGQNVFEAYDRAYKTDPTSAFGGIIAFNRALDQETAQAIIDRQFVEVIIAPNVSEDAKNVIAAKQNVRLLVCGDLGIQEPAYDYKRVTGGLLVQDRDLGSVTEDELKVVTKRAPSEKEMADLQFAWKVAKYVKSNAIVYVKDGMTIGVGAGQMSRVYSAKIAGIKAADEGLEVPGSVMASDAFFPFRDGIDAAAEAGITAVIHPGGSMRDQEVIDAADEHGIAMVFTGMRHFKH; encoded by the coding sequence ATGAAACCTGTTCGCCGCGCCCTGATTAGCGTCTCAGATAAAAATGGCATTTTAGAGTTTGCCAAATCTTTAACCGCTATGGATGTTGCCATCTTATCAACAGGAGGAACCTATAAGGTTCTTTCTGAAGCAGGTCTGCCTGTCACAGAGGTTTCAGAATACACCGGTTTCCCTGAAATGATGGATGGTCGAGTCAAAACACTTCATCCAAAAATCCACGGCGGTTTACTGGGTCGCCGTGGTACAGATGATGCCGTTATGACTGAACATGGTATTGACCCTATCGATATGGTGGTGGTTAATCTGTATCCTTTCGAAGCCACGGTGGCCAACCCGGATTGTTCATTAGAAGATGCCATTGAAAACATTGATATTGGAGGGCCGACAATGCTTCGCTCGGCGGCCAAAAACCATAAAGATGTTGCCGTTGTCACAGATCCACAAGACTATGCTCGCATTCTAGAAGAAATGGAATCGAATAATGGCCAACTGTCTCATGCTACCCGTTTTGATTTAGCCATCAAGACATTTGAGCAAACGGCTCGCTATGACGGGGCAATCTCAAACTACTTCGGAACCATGTTCAGCGAAGATAAAAACGATACTTTCCCGCGCACATACAACACTCAGTTTGTGAAAAAACAATCAATGCGTTATGGAGAAAATCCACACCAGTCGGCGGCCTTCTATACGGAGCGAAACCCAACGGAAGCGTCTATTTCAACCGCCAAACAGTTACAAGGTAAGGCTCTGTCATTCAATAACATTGCTGACACCGATGCAGCATTAGAGCTGGTCAAAACGTTTGATGAAACGGCTTGTGTCATTGTTAAACATGCTAACCCTTGTGGCGTATCTGTTGGTCAAAACGTTTTTGAAGCTTATGATCGAGCGTACAAAACCGATCCCACGTCAGCATTTGGAGGCATCATTGCTTTCAACCGCGCATTGGATCAAGAAACGGCTCAAGCCATTATTGATCGTCAATTTGTGGAAGTCATCATCGCACCGAATGTATCAGAAGATGCAAAGAATGTTATTGCCGCCAAACAAAATGTCCGTTTACTGGTGTGTGGAGATCTAGGTATCCAAGAACCGGCTTATGATTACAAACGGGTTACCGGCGGTTTATTGGTGCAAGACCGTGACTTAGGTTCGGTTACTGAAGACGAGCTTAAGGTGGTAACCAAGCGTGCGCCGAGTGAAAAAGAAATGGCGGATTTACAATTTGCCTGGAAAGTAGCGAAATACGTTAAGTCCAATGCCATTGTTTATGTAAAAGACGGCATGACCATTGGGGTAGGTGCGGGGCAAATGAGCCGCGTTTATTCTGCGAAAATTGCCGGCATTAAAGCAGCCGATGAAGGTCTTGAAGTGCCGGGTTCAGTGATGGCTTCCGATGCATTTTTCCCTTTCAGAGATGGCATTGATGCGGCAGCCGAAGCCGGCATCACAGCTGTAATACATCCAGGTGGCTCCATGCGAGATCAGGAAGTGATTGATGCAGCGGATGAGCACGGCATCGCGATGGTCTTTACTGGCATGCGTCACTTCAAACACTAA
- the aroQ gene encoding type II 3-dehydroquinate dehydratase: MANILVINGPNLNMLGKREPEHYGRQTLGDIIEELETLADDYEVRLYNFQSNAEHEIVERIQTAIEDIDFIIINPAAFTHTSVAIRDALSTVKIPFIEVHLSNIHKREAFRTHSYFSDLAEGVIAGLGPIGYQLALAAAVEKLK; encoded by the coding sequence ATGGCAAACATTCTCGTAATCAATGGTCCCAATCTCAATATGCTAGGCAAAAGAGAGCCTGAACATTATGGCCGCCAAACCTTAGGCGACATTATTGAAGAACTCGAAACCCTTGCTGATGATTACGAAGTACGTCTATACAACTTCCAGAGTAATGCCGAGCACGAAATAGTGGAACGCATCCAAACCGCGATTGAAGATATTGATTTTATTATCATCAACCCTGCCGCTTTCACACACACCAGTGTTGCAATACGGGATGCTTTATCGACCGTCAAGATTCCTTTTATTGAAGTGCATTTATCTAACATTCACAAAAGAGAAGCTTTTCGAACCCATTCATATTTTTCTGACCTGGCTGAAGGCGTGATTGCCGGTCTGGGTCCAATAGGCTATCAGCTCGCGCTGGCTGCCGCAGTTGAAAAACTGAAATAA
- a CDS encoding FxsA family protein, whose translation MFKIFFLLFLFVPLVELYVLIEVGSEIGALPTILLTIVTAIIGAALMRHQGVSTMQKAQLNMAQGQLPAVEMMEGVFIFLGGLMLLIPGLITDAIGFLLLIPPVRRLFSKKLIAQRQTQYAQYKGQVYETEWTERSSDGQSIQHVRIIESGAPDKESDVIEGEVLDDDKKPNR comes from the coding sequence ATGTTTAAAATTTTCTTCCTATTATTTTTATTTGTTCCTTTGGTGGAACTTTATGTGTTGATTGAAGTTGGCAGTGAGATTGGGGCTTTACCTACTATTTTGTTAACCATTGTCACCGCGATTATCGGAGCCGCCTTAATGCGTCATCAAGGCGTTTCTACCATGCAAAAAGCACAGCTGAATATGGCGCAAGGGCAATTGCCGGCAGTAGAAATGATGGAAGGGGTGTTTATCTTTTTAGGTGGACTGATGCTTTTAATCCCGGGACTGATTACCGACGCAATCGGATTTTTATTGTTGATTCCACCAGTCAGACGTCTGTTCTCGAAAAAATTAATCGCTCAGCGTCAAACGCAATACGCTCAATATAAAGGTCAGGTATATGAAACAGAGTGGACGGAACGTTCTTCAGATGGTCAGTCGATTCAGCATGTCAGGATTATTGAGTCGGGTGCGCCGGATAAAGAGTCGGATGTGATTGAAGGTGAGGTGCTGGACGATGATAAGAAGCCGAATCGCTGA
- the accB gene encoding acetyl-CoA carboxylase biotin carboxyl carrier protein, whose product MDIRSIRKLIEIVEQSDVAEIEIKEGEHNIRITRSKEPVMMSAPAAPAQMAYEAAPAAAAPQQSAAPAESPAAPAETGHTVPSPMVGTFYASPSPDAGPFVSVGDQVSAGDTLCIIEAMKIMNPIEADVSGTVKKILVQNAEPVEFGQALFIIE is encoded by the coding sequence ATGGATATTCGTTCAATTCGTAAATTGATTGAAATTGTAGAACAGTCTGACGTTGCTGAAATTGAAATTAAAGAAGGTGAGCACAACATTCGCATCACTCGTAGCAAAGAGCCTGTCATGATGTCTGCGCCTGCAGCGCCAGCACAAATGGCTTATGAAGCTGCACCCGCTGCGGCTGCACCACAACAATCTGCCGCACCTGCGGAATCACCTGCGGCTCCTGCAGAAACAGGACATACCGTTCCATCTCCAATGGTCGGGACTTTTTATGCCTCACCTTCTCCGGATGCGGGTCCATTTGTCAGCGTGGGAGACCAAGTCTCAGCCGGTGACACCCTTTGTATTATTGAAGCGATGAAAATCATGAATCCAATTGAAGCAGATGTTTCTGGAACCGTGAAGAAAATTCTTGTTCAAAACGCTGAACCTGTTGAGTTCGGTCAAGCTTTATTCATCATCGAATAA